One window of the Suricata suricatta isolate VVHF042 chromosome 7, meerkat_22Aug2017_6uvM2_HiC, whole genome shotgun sequence genome contains the following:
- the MEP1A gene encoding LOW QUALITY PROTEIN: meprin A subunit alpha (The sequence of the model RefSeq protein was modified relative to this genomic sequence to represent the inferred CDS: deleted 1 base in 1 codon; substituted 1 base at 1 genomic stop codon), whose amino-acid sequence MIWIRPTCVLSFALFCAHIAAVSVSKVLLFEYLEIXMLVYVIHFLYIYFFQIKHLSNGNVHDEDFDEQKDIPEINFAAGLNLFQGDILQRNSRNGLRNPDTRWKFPIPYILADNLGLNAKGAILYAFEMFRLRSCVDFKPYEGESSYIIFQKFSGCWSEVGDQHVGQNLSIGQGCDYKAIIEHEILHALGFYHEQSRTDRDDYVNIWWDEILPGYEHNFNTYNDTFITDLNTPYDYESLMHYEPFSFNKNESAPTITAKIPEFNTIIGQRLDFSSTDLERLNRMYNCTTTHTLLDHCAFEKANICGMIQGTRDDADWVHEDSSQPGQVDHTLVGQCTGAGYFMHFGTGSGVAEEAALLESRILYPKRKQQCLQFFYKMTGSPSDRLVVWVKRDDSTGNVRKLVKVQTFQGDLDQNWKIAHVTLREETKFRYLFQGSKGDPQNSTGGIFLDDITLTETPCPAGVWTVRNFSKVLQSTVKGDRLLSPRFYNSEGYGFGLTLYPHGRTSYGPSGYLGVAFHLCSGENDAILEWPVENRQAVMTILDQEPDARNRMSSSMVFTTSKSQTSSALNDSIIWDRPSIWGSYDKDCDCFRSVDWGWSNFLSHEMLKRKSFLKNDDLILFVDFEDITHLLHTEVQVGNTRLIPQGLVLQGREQQTSEGAEGKASLEKALPSNLDPGQPSRQKRSVENTGPLEDNWPQYFRDPCDPNPCQNEGICVNVKGMASCRCVSSHAFFYTGERCQAMQVHGSIMGLMIGGTAGVIFLTFSIISILSQKSWQ is encoded by the exons CTGCAGGCTTGAATCTTTTTCAAGGGGACATCCTCCAAAGG AATTCCAGAAATGGGCTGAGAAACCCTGACACCAGATGGAAGTTCCCCATCCCTTACATTCTGGCTGACAATCTGG GACTGAATGCCAAAGGAGCCATTCTTTATGCCTTTGAAATGTTCCGCCTCAGGTCCTGTGTAGATTTCAAGCCCTATGAAGGAGAGAGCTCATATATCATATTTCAGAAGTTTTCTGG GTGCTGGTCTGAGGTTGGTGATCAACATGTGGGACAGAACCTTTCCATTGGCCAGGGGTGTGACTATAAGGCCATCATTGAACATGAGATCCTTCATGCTTTGGGATTTTACCATGAGCAGTCAAGAACTGACCGGGATGACTATGTGAACATCTGGTGGGATGAAATTCTTCCAG gTTATGAGCACAACTTTAACACCTATAATGACACCTTCATCACAGACCTCAACACGCCCTATGACTACGAGTCTTTGATGCACTATGAGCCTTTCTCGTTTAACAAGAATGAAAGCGCTCCTACCATCACAGCCAAGATCCCTGAGTTTAACACCATCATTGGGCAGCGTCTGGATTTCAGCTCCACTGACTTGGAGAGGCTGAACCGAATGTACAATTGCA CCACAACTCACACCCTTTTGGACCACTGTGCTTTTGAGAAGGCAAACATCTGTGGGATGATTCAAGGCACCAGAGATGATGCTGACTGGGTCCATGAGGACAGTTCTCAGCCTGGACAAGTGGATCACACCTTGGTGGGACAATGCACGG GTGCCGGCTACTTCATGCACTTTGGCACTGGATCGGGGGTGGCAGAAGAGGCAGCCTTGCTGGAGTCTCGGATTCTTTACCCAAAGAGGAAGCAGCAGTGCCtgcaatttttctataaaatgacagGAAGCCCTTCAGATCGACTGGTCGTCTGGGTCAAGAGGGATGACAGCACAGGCAATGTTCGCAAGCTGGTCAAGGTGCAGACCTTTCAAG GAGATTTGGACCAAAATTGGAAAATTGCCCATGTGACACTTAGAGAAGAAACGAAGTTTCGCTACCTTTTCCAGGGCTCAAAAGGTGACCCCCAGAACTCAACTGGGGGAATTTTCCTGGATGATATCACCCTGACAGAAACCCCATGCCCTGCAGGAGTTTGGACAGTAAGGAATTTCTCGAAGGTCCTTCAGAGCACGGTTAAAGGGGACAGGCTTCTGAGCCCTCGATTCTATAATTCAGAGGGATATGGTTTTGGGTTGACCTTATACCCTCATGGCAGAACAAGCTATGGTCCATCTGGCTACTTAGGAGTTGCTTTTCACCTATGCAGTGGGGAGAATGATGCTATCCTGGAATGGCCGGTGGAAAACAGACAGGCGGTAATGACAATACTTGACCAAGAACCTGATGCCAGAAATAGAATGTCCTCAAGCATGGTGTTCACTACCTCCAAGTCCCAGACATCTTCAG CCTTAAACGACTCCATCATCTGGGACAGGCCGTCCATTTGGGGATCCTATGATAAGGACTGTGATTGTTTTAGAAGCGTCGACTGGGGCTGGAGTAATTTTCTTTCCCACGAAATGCTAAAAAGGAagagtttccttaaaaatgatGACCTTATACTTTTTGTGGACTTTGAAG ATATAACCCACCTTCTCCATACTGAAGTTCAAGTTGGAAACACAAGGCTGATTCCCCAAGGCCTTGTTCTCCAAGGCCGGGAGCAGCAGACCTcagaaggagcagaaggaaaagcCTCATTAGAGAAAGCCCTACCCAGTAACCTGGACCCGGGGCAGCCCAGCCGACAGAAGCGGTCAGTGGAGAACACAGGCCCCTTGGAGGACAATTGGCCACAGTACTTCAGAGACCCATGTGACCCGAACCCTTGCCAAAATGAAGGCATCTGTGTGAACGTGAAGGGGATGGCGAGCTGCAG GTGTGTCTCCAGTCATGCCTTCTTTTACACGGGGGAGCGCTGTCAGGCCATGCAGGTGCACGGCAGCATCATGGGCCTGATGATCGGAGGCACAGCTGGCGTGATCTTCTTGACCTTCAGCATCATCTCCATCCTTTCTCAAAAGTCATGGCAGTGA